Below is a window of Flavobacterium cyclinae DNA.
ATCATTGGGGCACTTTCGCCAAGTTATGGATCAAAAGTAATCGCTGATTTTTCAAATTACGGAAAAAACAATGTTGATATTTATGCTCCTGGTGATGAAATTTATGCAACTACTCCTTTAAATTCTTATGAATATTTACAAGGAACTTCAATGGCATCTCCTAATGTGGCGGGTGTTGCAACCTTGATTCGTTCTTACTATCCAAAATTAACTGCGGTCCAAGTAAAACAAATTATTATGGAAAGCGGAACACCATTAAAAAACCAAGTGGTAATTGGAGAAGACAAACACAAAGCTAATTTTGCAGACGCATCTAAATCGGGAAGAATTGTTAACGCTTACAATGCTTTACTTTTAGCAGCGAAAATGTCTAAAAAATAATTTTAAACTCTTATTAATCTAAATAATTCCTACAAGGTCGCAAACGCCTTGTAGGTTTTCTTTTAAAAGCAACTATGAAAAAATTTCTTTTTTTAAATCTATTTCCAATCTTAGCATTGGCACAAAACAATCCAAATCCAGGTTATTGGCAACAACATGTTGACTATAAAATGGAGGTAAGTATGGATGTGAAAAAATTCCAATATACCGGAAAACAAGAAATTGTGTACACCAATAATTCACCAGATACTTTACATAGGGTATTTTATCATTTGTATAACAATGCTTTTCAACCGGGAAGCGAAATGGATGCGAGGTTACAAGCTATTTCTGACCCAGATAAAAGAATGGTAAAAACCTTTAAGAAAGAAGGAAAAGACGTAAAAGAAAGCAGAATTAGTACATTAAAACCAAATGAAATTGGGTATTTAAACATCACAAATTTCAAACAAGATGGAGTATTGGCTACTACTAAAGTGGTTGGAACCATTTTAGAAGTAACATTAGCAAATCCTATTTTACCAAAACAAAAAACAACACTTTCATTAGATTTTGATGGTCAAGTACCATTGCAGATTCGTCGTTCAGGTCGAATGTCTGAAGAAGGCGTTGCTTTATCGATGACCCAATGGTATCCAAAATTATGCGAATATGATTTTGAAGGATGGCATGCCAATCCATATATCGCAAGAGAATTTCATGGGGTTTGGGGAAATTTTGATGTAAAAATAACTATCGATAAAAACTACACTATTGGTGGAACGGGTTATTTACAAAACAAAAACGAAATTGGGCATGGTTACCAAGATCCTGGAATACTAGTTAAGCACAAAAGAAAAACGAAGACATTAACTTGGCATTTTTATGCGCCAAATGTACATGATTTTGCTTGGGGTGCCGATAACGAATTCATTCATGACATGATTTTAGGTCCAAATAATGTGGAATTGCATTTCTTGTACAAAAACAAGAAAGAAAATTTAGAAAATTGGAAAAAAATGCAACCTAAAACGGCTGAATTATTGGCTTTCTTCAATGAAAATGTTGGACCTTATCCATACAAACAATATTCTGTTATTCAAGGTGGCGATGGTGGAATGGAATATGGCATGTGTACGTTGATTACGGGAAATAGAGCTTTTGGAAGTTTAGTTGGTGTAACCGCTCACGAAATGGCGCATTCTTGGTTTCAATTTGTATTAGCCACTAACGAAACCAAACACGAATGGATGGATGAAGGATTTACTTCTTACATTTCCAACTTGGCAATGAACAAAATATTACCGCCAAAAAAACCCGAAAATCCATTTGAAGATGCTTATAAAAATTACATTTATTTAGCAAAATCTGGAAAAGAACAACCGCTTTCTACACACGCTGACCGTTACGATATCAATATGGCGTATGGAATTTCGGCTTATAGCAAAGGTGAAGTGTTTTTAGTACAATTGGGATATTTAATTGGACAAGAAAACCTCAACAAAACCATCAAACGTTATTACAACGAATATAAATTTACGCACCCAACTCCAAACGATATCAAACGTGTGGCGGAAAAAGTTTCGGGTGCTAATTTGGATTGGTATTTGTTAGATTGGACACTTACTACAAACACCATTGATTATAGCATAAAAGAAGTTTCGGAAGCTAATGCTGCTAATACAAAAGTGGTTTTTGAAAGAAAAGGAAGAATGCCAATGCCATTAGATGTTATGGTAGAATATACCGATGGAACCAAAGAATTTTTCTACATTCCAAATACCTTAATGCGTTGGGAAAAACCAAATCCATATGCCGGAATTAAAGGAAATGTTTTAAAAGGTTGGGATTGGGCTTACCCTACTTTCACTTTTGAAATTGCAAAACCAAAAGATAAAATCAAATCCATCACCATTGACCCCGATAGTCTAATGGCGGATATAAATAGAGAGGACAATATCTTTCCAAAAAAATAAAAAAAAGCGACTTTAGGGTCGCTTTTTTGTGTTCATTTTAAGATGACAAATATCATGATTTAGCTGTTTTAGCTTTCGTAATTTTAATGTGCTAAAAATGCAAATTAAAATTAGTTATTCATTTAAAAACATAAAGTCATGAGCATTGCAACAAAAGACATTAGAAACGTGGTATTTCTTGGGCATTCGGGATCAGGAAAGACCACCTTTATCGAGACCATGTTATTTGAAAGTGGCGTTATTCCACGCCGTGGTTCAGTAGAAAATCACAACACCATTTCGGATTTTACTGATTTAGAACACGAAAGAGAAAATACCTTATACAGCCACTTAATGCACGTTAAATGGCACAACAACAAAATCAACATCATTGACACTCCTGGTTTTGACGATTTTATAGGCGAAGTAGTTTCTTCCCTTAAAGTGGCCGATACCGCTGTAATTCTTTTAAATGCAGCTTCTGGTGTAGAAGTGGGAACAGAAATCGTTTGGGAATACGTTCAAAATTATCAAACACCTGCTTTTTTTGTCATCAATCAAATGGATCATCCAAAAGCAGATTTTGAAACAACATTAGAACAAGCTGTAAATCGTTTTGGAAATAAAGTAATTCCGATTCAATATCCATTCAATTCAGGTGAAAAATTCAATAGTATTATCGATGTACTTCGCATGACGATGTATGTTTTTCCAGAAAATGGTGGAAAACCAGAAAAAATGCCAATTCCAGAATCTGAATTAGAGAAAGCCAACGCGCTTCATAATGCCTTAGTAGAAGCAGCTGCTGAAAACGAAGAAGGTTTGATGGAAAAATACTTCGAAAAAGGCAATTTAGATGAAGAAGAATTAGCAAAAGGATTAACAATAGCCTTAGCACATCAACAAATATTTCCTGTTTTCTGTGCATCAGGATTAAAAGATATGGGAAGCGGAAGAATTATGGGATTCATTGATGATATTGCACCATCTCCAGCAGACAGACCAGCAAAAAAACTAGAAAATGGTGCGGAACTAAAATGCGATGCTTCTGACAAAACCACAATTTTCATTTACAAAACGCTTTCAGAACCACAAGTGGGAATGGTTTCCTATTTCAAAGTACTTTCGGGCGAATTGAATGCTGGTGATGAATTGGTAAATGCTGATAATGGAGAAACCGAACGCCTAACTCAATTATTCGTAGCAGAAGGTAAACAAAGAACTGCCGTTGATAAATTAACTGCTGGAGATTTAGGTGTTACCGTTCGATTGAAATACGGACATTCTAACAACACATTAAATGCTAAAGGGGTTGAAAGAAAAGTAAGAAAAATGCAGTTTCCAGAAAATCGCATTAGAAAAGCGGTTGCAACAGCCAATCTAGCCGATATGGAAAAAATGATTAAAGCTTTACATCAAATTGAAGAAGAAGATTTAACTTTCAAAGTAGAGCAATCTTCGGAGCTTAAACAAACCATAGTGTATGGTCAAGGGCAATTGCATTTGGATTTAATCAAACATCGTATCGAAAGTGAAAATAACATCGAAATTATCTTTGAAGAACCAAAAGTTCCCTATCGCGAAACGATAACAAAAGCAGCAAAAGCAGAATATCGTCATAAAAAACAAAGTGGTGGTGCTGGACAATTTGGTGAAGTTCATTTAACCATAGAGCCTTATTACGATGATATGCCTGAACCACAAGGCGTAAACGTTCGCAACAAAGAAATTGAAGAATTACCTTGGGGCGGAAAATTTGCCTTTTATTGGTGTATTGTGGGTGGTGCTATCGACAATCGTTATGCCACAGCCATTAAAAAAGGAATCATGCAATCCATGACCGAAGGTCCGTTAACGGGTTCTAATTGTCAAAACATTCGCGTTTGTATTTACGATGGTAAAATGCATGCGGTAGACAGTAATGATATTTCATTTCAATTGGCGGCTTCACACGCATTCAAAGATGCCTTTAATGAAGCTAGACCTCAACTTTTAGAACCGTATTACCAACTTGAGGTGCTTTGCGAAGATGCTTACACCGGCGACGTTATGGGCGATTTACAAACCCGAAGAGCCATCATTCAAGGCATGGATACGGATGATCATTATCAAAAAATTATTTCCGAAGTGCCTCTTGCCGAACTCAAAGATTACGGTTCTACTCTTCGTTCATTAACACAAGGAAAAGCAAAATTCAAATTGGAATTTAGCAATTATCAACTAGTTCCTCCTCATGTTCAGGAAAGTTTAGTTATAAGCAATGCGGTTTTATCTGAATAAGGATTGAATTTTGATTTTAGAAAAGCTTCTTCAAATTGAGGAAGCTTTTTTTATACCTTTGCTTTATGAAATTTAATTATCCCAAATACGAAAAATTAAAAAGCAAAACCACCATAGACCTTTTGTTTACTGAAGGAAAATCGGTTTCAAAATATCCGTTGCGCTTGGTGTATGTTGAAAATTCTGAACCTAATGCAGAATTAATAAAAATGGGAGTTTCTGTTTCTAAAAAATATTTTAAAAAAGCAGTTGACCGCAATTATTTTAAACGTGTTTTGCGCGAAACCTATCGTTTAAACAAACATCTTTTAATCGATAAGTTAGATAAACCGCATGCTTTTATGTTTTTTTATCAATCAAAAGAGCGACTTTCTTATCAAGAAATTGAAGAGAAAACCATTCAACTTTTTCAAAAATTCAACGACAGACAGAAGTAAATCGCACTTTTGGTTTAATTTTTGCTCGATATTCTTTACTTTCGTAAACTAGTATAATTCAAGACTTCAACATGAAAAAATATATCAGTGGAAAAATAATCCTTCCTGTTCTTGCAGCAGGTTTCTTATTTGTAGGTGTTAGTTTCAAGAACGACTTTTTTGAAATTGCGAAACAAATTGAAATCTTCACTGGACTTTTCAAAACGGTTAACCAAAATTACGTGGACGAAACCAATCCGGGTGAAATGATGGATAATGCTATAAAAAGTATGTTGAAAGAATTGGACCCTTATACAGTTTTCTTTAACGAACAAGACGTTTTAAAGTTCAAAATCAACAATACGGGTGAGTACACAGGAATTGGTGCTATGGTAAGTCGCAAAGAAGGAAAAGTTTTTTTAAAAGAGATTTACAAAGGGTTTCCAGCTGATAAAGCCGGATTGAAAGCTGGTGATGAAATCATTCAAATTGGCGACATAAACTTAAAAGAATATAAGGAAGATGCTTCGCAATTGTTTCGTGGCGCTAAAAATACGAAAGTTGAAATTCAGTATATTAGACAAGGGAAAACGCAAAATGCAACTATTATTTTAGATGATGTTGAAATAAAAGCCGTTCCTTTTTTCTCCCTCTTAAAAGACAACACAGGTTATATCGTTTTAACAAAATTTACTGAAAAAGCGAGTTCTGAAACCAAAGCGGCATTATTAGAATTGAAAAAACAAGGTGCTACCAAAATCATTTTAGATTTGAGAGGAAATCCTGGTGGTTTATTGCATGAAGCAGTAAACATTTGCAATCTTTTTGTTCCTAAAAACGAATTGATTGTAACCACAAAATCGAAAAATCCAAAACATAATTTAGAATATCGCACTAAAAACGAACCTATTGATTCTGAAATTCCACTTGTTGTAATAGTAGATGGGAAAAGTGCTTCTGCTTCGGAAATTGTATCTGGAGCTATTCAAGATTTGGATAGAGGTGTAGTTTTAGGAACTAGAAGTTTTGGGAAAGGATTGGTACAACGTCCACTTGATTTATCTTATGGAACACAAGTAAAAGTTACGATTTCAAGATATTATACCCCTTCTGGAAGATGTATTCAAGCCTTAGATTATTCAAAAAAAGATGAAAACGGAAAAGCAATAAAAAAATCACAAAATGAGTTCACCGCTTTTAAAACTAAAGCCGGAAGAACTGTTTATGATGGTGGCGGAGTTTTACCAGATGTTGAAATTGAAGAAACCAAAATTTCAAGTATTACAGATGCTGTTTTAAAAAATGATGCTATTTTCAACTTTGCCACACAATGGTATTACAAAAACCCAACCGTTTCAGGAATTCCAACAATTTCCGATGCTGATTATATGGCTTTTAAAGCGTATTTAAAACAAGAGAAAATAACTTTAGACACCGAAACTAACAAAGCACTAAAAAACGTTCTAGAAACCGCTAAAAAAGAAAAAATGGATACTCAAATAGCTGCGGAATACAAACAATTAGAATTGGCCATAGAACGAAATCAAGAATTAGAATTGGATAAAAACAAAAATCAAATCAAAAAACAAATTCTCGAAGAGTTAATTACGCGTTATCAATATCGTGAAGGTTTATATCAATTTTACACACAAGATAATGTAGAAATTGAAAGAGCCATTGCATTATTAAACAACCTAAATCAATACAAATCGATATTAAAAAAATAAGATGAACCGTTTATTTTTCCTATTATTTTCACTTTTTTCATTTGTTACTTTTGCTCAAGAAGATGAAGAAGTACACTCTATTTTCTTTGAGTTTGACAAATATGATTTAAAAGAAGAACAAGCTAATGCAGTTGTTGCGTTTGTTAGTAAAATAGATACTGCACGAATTGAATCGGTTCAAATTTTTGGTTATTGTGATGATCGTGGAAAAGATGCTTATAATTACACCTTATCAACAAATAGAGCCAATACGGTTAAAGATAAATTAATTGAAAAAGGAATTAAAAGTAAAATTATTATCACGCTAGAAGGAAAAGGTCGTATTATGCTTGACGAAGACATGCAAACCAATATTCCAGAAGCGCGTTCCAAAAACCGAAGAGTTGACGTAGTGGTCAATTTTAAACCAGTGGTTATTGAAGATTTGAAAATTCCTGGAGTTTACAGCTCCATAAAAAAAGACCGAATTGTAGGCGATAGAATTTACCTTGACCATGTTTTATTTGAAAGAGGAAGCAGTCAATTAACCTACAAAGCCAAAAAAGAATTGGACCGAATAGCAGCTGAATTACACAAATACAAAAACATTCATTTTGAAATTCAAGGTCATGTTTGTTGTACTCCTACATTCCAAAAAGAAGCGGTAGATCGCGACACAAAAAAACGAGAATTATCAATCAATCGTGCAAAACGAGTGTACAACTACTTTTTAATGAAACGCATTAGTAAAACAAGAATGACTTTTAAAGGATATGGTAATACGCAATCTTTGAAAAAAGGAAGCGCCTTAGACAGAAGAGTAGAACTTTTGATTACTAAAAATGATGTGGTTCCTGTAGAACAACCGAAGAAGTAAATATAAACTTAACCATTCTTATGAAATACACCTATATATTCATATTATCTTTTATTACATTAATTGCATTTTCTCAGAAAAGCGGAACCATAACCTATAATTTTAAAATATTAGAAGATGAAAAATTCATTAAAAATGAAGTTCTTGGAAAATTCTTCTTACAAGCAATTGAAGGGGCAAAACATCTAAAGTTTGAACTAACTTTTAATGATTCTATTTCGGAATTTAAACTCTTAAATAACATGTCTTTAGATGGCCAAGACTTAGAAATGGCGATAATAAACAGCAGAACAAAAAAAGAAATTTATATTTTTAAGAATAAAATTTATCATAATAATTCTAATGGCCTTTTTAAAGAAAATGAGTTTTTAATAATAGAACCTTTAAATCAAAAATGGAAACTAACAAATGAATCTAAAACCATAGACGGTTACACCTGTTATAAAGCTACTAACGAATACATTGTAGTTAATTCTAAAGGTACTTTCAAACACCCAGTTATAGCCTGGTTTTGTCCTCAAATTCCTATTCCAATTGGACCCAGAGGATATGGAGGTCTTCCAGGTTTAATATTAGAACTACAAGAATGGAATAGTGTATTTGGTGTTGAAAAAATAGCATTTTCAAATGATATTAAAGAAATTGTATTGCCAAAAGAAGGAAAGATAATTTCTAATCAAGAATATCAAAATAAAGTTGGTGCTGCAGCAAAGGGTGAATTTAATAACAATTAATATTATAACAGTTTTTTAGTTTATAATTTCATTTATACTTTAAAAACTAACCTTAAAACACCGTAACAAATTAGCACAAAACACCGTAAAATCATTGTTTTGAATAGTATTAATTTGCGCTTGGTTAACCAAAAACAAATTATTAATTTTAAAATTCAAAAAAAATGAAAAAAGTATTTTTTAGTGCAGTTGCACTAGTAACGTTTTCTTTTGCTGGTATGGCAAATGAAATTGAAGAGAAAAAAGATGTGTTAATTGTAAGAAACAATTGTGATGTTTTTGCAGATGGTGTATATAATAATCAAATAAATGATGGTTGTTCTGTTGAAGAGGCACATGAAGCATCAGTTGGTGCTTATAATGACTGTATAGATTTACATAACAAATATAATATTTCTCTAACTGAAGCATAATAAACAAACCCCTTACAAAAATGTAAGGGGTACTTTTAAAAAAATTATGAAAAATATAATTATTTATTTGCTATTTTTTTTAGTGAATCTTTCATTTTCACAAAATTACAGTATTACATATGAATTAAAAATCTTTGAAAATAAAAAATCTCTCGAAAATGAATATTTAAAAGATTATTACTTAAAAGCCATGGAAGGGGCAAAAAATTTAACCTTTGTACTTAGATGTGAAAAAGATAAATCATTTTTTGATTATAGAAACATTTTAAGTATTAATTCAAGCGAAACAAAAGCTGCTATTATAAAATCTGAAACAAAAAGACCATATTATATAGAAAAAAACTGGGTATATAAAATCGATAAAAAAAAATATATCGAAAAGAAATATATAATAAAAGATTCTCTATTAACCAATTGGGAAATAACAAACGAAACAAAAAAGATAAATAACTACACTTGTTATAAAGCAACAGCAAAATATAAAATTATTAATCCTAAAGGAGTCTTTTATCATCCAGTAATAGCTTGGTTTTGTCCTGAAATTCCTTTACAACATGGTCCAAGAGGATTTGGTGGTTTACCTGGTTTAATCTTAGAATTGCAATATCGAGAAATTGTTTTTGGTGCAACTTTAATTGAAAAGACTAACGAACCTGTTATTTTTAATTTTGAAGAAGAAATTATTGATCAATCCGAGTACGATAAAAAACTACTTGAATTAAGAAAAAATTAATTGCCAAAATACCTAATCCTAATCTTATTTTTCAACACACAAAAATTTCTAAAAATAAAATAGTAAAAAACATTTGATTATCAATATTATAACATTTTACGTGTTAAATTATTGTTAAAACACAATATTTCATGCGAAAAATCGTTTTTTTTTTTTTCAACTTTGTTTTCGGTTAACCAAAAACAAAATACTAATTTTAAAAATTTAAAGAATGAAAAAAATGATTTTTAGTGCCGTAGCACTAGTAGCGTTTTCTTTTGCTAGTATGGCAAATGAAATTGAGGAAAAGAAGGTTGAACTTAAATCAGAAAAAAACATTACTAAAGATTGCTGTGAAATTTCAGATGCAACTTTTGATGGTGCTGTAAAAGCTGGTATTCACTGGTCACAAGCACAATATATTGCTTTGGCTGCCTATAATGAATGTAATAAATTAAATAAATAGTTTATGAAAAGTAAAATAATAATTTATAGTTTAATTCTATTACCAATAATGGGATTTAGTGGTGAAAAAAAGAGTACAATTAAAAATGCCGATGCTTGTACAGACGTTTATCGCGCAACAAGAGATGCCGCACTTGCAGAGGGTTTTAATTATACTAAAGCACAACAAATAGGGGCGGCTGCATATTATTCATGTAGAGCACAACTTACAAAAAATTAACAATAAATGCCCATAAATATTTTTTTGGGCATTTAAAAAAAAATATCATGAAAAAACTTATTTACATCATACCATTTTTAATTATTTGTTGTAATATCATTGGACAAAATACATTGATAAAATATTCATATGAATCAAAATTTACAAAAGAACAACTTGAAAATAATGAAATTGCTGCTGTTTTAAAAGATGTCGTTGCAAACGACAAAAATATTAATCTCGAACTAGTATTTAATGACACCATTTCCATATTTAGATATATTGATGGTTTAAATGTAGATGATTTTAGCAATATTGCTAAAAGTATTTGCGGATGTGGGCAACCTTATATACAACACAAAAATTTCTACTACACAAATAATGATGAATTAATGATGGAAAAAAATAGTTATGTAATTAAAGATACCATTAAAAAAAATTGGCAAATTACTAACGAAACAAAAAATATAGATGGTTTAATATGTTATAAAGCAACTCTTAATGAAATTGAGATTCAACCTAACGGTATGCCTTATGAACATAATATAATTGCTTGGTTTTGTCCATCTATTCCAAGTAGTTTTGGCCCAATTGGTTTTGGTGGTCTTCCAGGAACAATTTTGATTTTAGAAACTAATTCTTCTATCTTTAAAGTTAAAGAAATAATAAAAAACAATAGTGAAAGAATAGTAAATAACCTGAAAGGTAAAATAGTAACAAAAAAAGAATTTGATGCCATTTCTTACAAGTCTTTTGAAGAAGGTATGTTTAAAGAATAAATAATCTAAATGCTAAAACACCTAATCCTATTCTTATTTTTCAACACACAAAAGTTTCTAAAAATAAAATAGTAAAAAAATATTTGATTATCAATATTATAAGATTTTACGTGTTAAATTATTGTTAAAACATAATATTTCATGCGAAAAATCGTTTTTTTTTCAACTTTGTTTTCGGTTAACCAAAAACAAAATACTAATTTTAAAAATTTAAAGAATGAAAAAAATGATTTTTAGTGCAGTTGCACTTCTGGCAATATCTGTTTCAGGATTTGCAAATAACAAATTAGAAGATTTATTATTAGATCCTAGTTGCGATGATGCTGCTTTTGATGCTATGGAATGGGCTTTTGAAGAGGGATTTGACGATCAAACAGTTGCTAACATAGGTAATTGGGCATATGCTAACTGTTGGTTAAGACAAAAATCTGTAAATAATCCTTCATTTTAATAATTATGAAAAAAACAATTTATACAATAGCTCTATCACTATTTATTTTGAACGTTAATGCCGATAATTTTTGCGATGATGCTGCTTTTAATGCAATGGAATGGGCGGCAGAAGCAGGCCTAGATGACCAAGAAATAGCAAATGCTGGAAATTATGCCTATGCTGTTTGTTGGTTAATGAATAGGAACTTGATCAGAGATTCTGGTTCTGGTTTATAGTATAACCTGAAAGCTGATTCAATCAGCTTTCATTATTTAAATAAGTATGAAAAATATAATTATATTAAGTTTTGTTTTAATCCCATTTTATGTACTGTCGCAAAAAAACATTGCTACATATGAGGTATTGTTTAAAGTTGAAAATCAAAAAAGAAGTTCAGAATTTTTTGACCAAATAACAGAAGCATCTAAAAATCTAGAATATCAATTGCTTTTTAATTCAAATATTTCGCAATTTTCAATTTCAAGAAAACTTCAGCTAGAAGGTATGTACTTAGCCGCATCAAAAATTATTTCAAAAGGTATATATTATTACAATAAAAGTGAAAATAAAAATTACATAATAAATGATGGTGTTTATTACAAACAAAAAACAACAAGTAATTGGAAATTACACGATGAACAAAAAATTATAAACAATTATAAATGTTTTAAAGCTACAACAGTAAAAACAATTGTTAATTCTAAAGGAACTTTTAATCATACAATAACAGCGTGGTACTGTCCTGAAATACCATATAGCTATGGTCCAAATGGTTATCAAGGATTACCAGGATTAATTTTTGAATTAATAGAATTACCAGCAAATCACTTTGTGCTAAAAAAACTAATTCTTAATCATTCCACTGAAAATTTTATAGACTTAAGTAATTTTAAAGAAATATCAGAAGAAAGTTATATAGAAAGTATAAAATCAAATTTACCCTTTAAAAAATAAATTAAAAATTAGTAAAAGACACTCTGAAAACTCTCTATAAAACGATAATGTAATTGCAAAACCTTAAGATAATAACATAAAACCGATAATAAATTAAATTAATTAACGTTTTAAAAACCGTAAAAATTTGCCCAAAAAACCGTAAAATCATTGTTTTCAATAGTATTAATTTGCACTTGGTTAACCAAAAACAAAATACTAATTTTAAAAATTTAAAGAATGAAAAAAATGATTTTTAGTGCTGTAGCACTAATAGCTTTTTCTTTTGCTGGTATGGCAAATGAAATTGAAGAGAAAAAAGTTGAAAATGCAGTAGTTATAACTGATTGTTTCTCTGATGCAATTGATTATTTAAACAGAATTGATCCTAATTATGAATTATCTAACATAGAAGGAGCAAGAATTATGAATGCTTATATTGCCGGATGTGAAAAAGCAAAAAAAATAACATCTGCTAATTAAGATTATTAAGGCTGGTTGATAAAATTTGGTTTTATAAAAATATTTAATTTTTCAATCAGCCATAAAAAAGTATGATATGAGACAAATATTTATTATTAGTTTTATGTTCGGATTTAATTTTTTGTTTTCACAAAGTGGACAAGTTTTTTACGAAGCTATTTCGAAAAAATATCCTGAAACTAAGGAAAAAAAAGTAGATTCATATATTGATGATCTTGAAAAAACAAGAATTACATTTGAATTAAAATTTAATAACCAAAATAGTTTTTTTTATAAATTAAGTTTAAACAAAGAAGATGGGTATAGTTTAGCTGAGGAAACTTTGTTGATTATGCTTGGATTTAAAGAAGTTTATTTTGAATTAAAAGAAAAGGTATTACGCGAAGATTATGGTGAATTTCTGATTAAAACTCCATCAAATCATAATTGGAATATTTCCAGCGAATCTAAAAAAATAGACAACTACTTATGCTACAAAGCTACATGTTCAGAAAGTTATACAGCAAGGGATGGTAAAACCAAAAAAAGAG
It encodes the following:
- a CDS encoding elongation factor G, encoding MSIATKDIRNVVFLGHSGSGKTTFIETMLFESGVIPRRGSVENHNTISDFTDLEHERENTLYSHLMHVKWHNNKINIIDTPGFDDFIGEVVSSLKVADTAVILLNAASGVEVGTEIVWEYVQNYQTPAFFVINQMDHPKADFETTLEQAVNRFGNKVIPIQYPFNSGEKFNSIIDVLRMTMYVFPENGGKPEKMPIPESELEKANALHNALVEAAAENEEGLMEKYFEKGNLDEEELAKGLTIALAHQQIFPVFCASGLKDMGSGRIMGFIDDIAPSPADRPAKKLENGAELKCDASDKTTIFIYKTLSEPQVGMVSYFKVLSGELNAGDELVNADNGETERLTQLFVAEGKQRTAVDKLTAGDLGVTVRLKYGHSNNTLNAKGVERKVRKMQFPENRIRKAVATANLADMEKMIKALHQIEEEDLTFKVEQSSELKQTIVYGQGQLHLDLIKHRIESENNIEIIFEEPKVPYRETITKAAKAEYRHKKQSGGAGQFGEVHLTIEPYYDDMPEPQGVNVRNKEIEELPWGGKFAFYWCIVGGAIDNRYATAIKKGIMQSMTEGPLTGSNCQNIRVCIYDGKMHAVDSNDISFQLAASHAFKDAFNEARPQLLEPYYQLEVLCEDAYTGDVMGDLQTRRAIIQGMDTDDHYQKIISEVPLAELKDYGSTLRSLTQGKAKFKLEFSNYQLVPPHVQESLVISNAVLSE
- a CDS encoding OmpA family protein — protein: MNRLFFLLFSLFSFVTFAQEDEEVHSIFFEFDKYDLKEEQANAVVAFVSKIDTARIESVQIFGYCDDRGKDAYNYTLSTNRANTVKDKLIEKGIKSKIIITLEGKGRIMLDEDMQTNIPEARSKNRRVDVVVNFKPVVIEDLKIPGVYSSIKKDRIVGDRIYLDHVLFERGSSQLTYKAKKELDRIAAELHKYKNIHFEIQGHVCCTPTFQKEAVDRDTKKRELSINRAKRVYNYFLMKRISKTRMTFKGYGNTQSLKKGSALDRRVELLITKNDVVPVEQPKK
- a CDS encoding M1 family metallopeptidase, which translates into the protein MKKFLFLNLFPILALAQNNPNPGYWQQHVDYKMEVSMDVKKFQYTGKQEIVYTNNSPDTLHRVFYHLYNNAFQPGSEMDARLQAISDPDKRMVKTFKKEGKDVKESRISTLKPNEIGYLNITNFKQDGVLATTKVVGTILEVTLANPILPKQKTTLSLDFDGQVPLQIRRSGRMSEEGVALSMTQWYPKLCEYDFEGWHANPYIAREFHGVWGNFDVKITIDKNYTIGGTGYLQNKNEIGHGYQDPGILVKHKRKTKTLTWHFYAPNVHDFAWGADNEFIHDMILGPNNVELHFLYKNKKENLENWKKMQPKTAELLAFFNENVGPYPYKQYSVIQGGDGGMEYGMCTLITGNRAFGSLVGVTAHEMAHSWFQFVLATNETKHEWMDEGFTSYISNLAMNKILPPKKPENPFEDAYKNYIYLAKSGKEQPLSTHADRYDINMAYGISAYSKGEVFLVQLGYLIGQENLNKTIKRYYNEYKFTHPTPNDIKRVAEKVSGANLDWYLLDWTLTTNTIDYSIKEVSEANAANTKVVFERKGRMPMPLDVMVEYTDGTKEFFYIPNTLMRWEKPNPYAGIKGNVLKGWDWAYPTFTFEIAKPKDKIKSITIDPDSLMADINREDNIFPKK
- a CDS encoding S41 family peptidase, coding for MKKYISGKIILPVLAAGFLFVGVSFKNDFFEIAKQIEIFTGLFKTVNQNYVDETNPGEMMDNAIKSMLKELDPYTVFFNEQDVLKFKINNTGEYTGIGAMVSRKEGKVFLKEIYKGFPADKAGLKAGDEIIQIGDINLKEYKEDASQLFRGAKNTKVEIQYIRQGKTQNATIILDDVEIKAVPFFSLLKDNTGYIVLTKFTEKASSETKAALLELKKQGATKIILDLRGNPGGLLHEAVNICNLFVPKNELIVTTKSKNPKHNLEYRTKNEPIDSEIPLVVIVDGKSASASEIVSGAIQDLDRGVVLGTRSFGKGLVQRPLDLSYGTQVKVTISRYYTPSGRCIQALDYSKKDENGKAIKKSQNEFTAFKTKAGRTVYDGGGVLPDVEIEETKISSITDAVLKNDAIFNFATQWYYKNPTVSGIPTISDADYMAFKAYLKQEKITLDTETNKALKNVLETAKKEKMDTQIAAEYKQLELAIERNQELELDKNKNQIKKQILEELITRYQYREGLYQFYTQDNVEIERAIALLNNLNQYKSILKK
- the rnpA gene encoding ribonuclease P protein component, with product MKFNYPKYEKLKSKTTIDLLFTEGKSVSKYPLRLVYVENSEPNAELIKMGVSVSKKYFKKAVDRNYFKRVLRETYRLNKHLLIDKLDKPHAFMFFYQSKERLSYQEIEEKTIQLFQKFNDRQK
- a CDS encoding GLPGLI family protein → MKYTYIFILSFITLIAFSQKSGTITYNFKILEDEKFIKNEVLGKFFLQAIEGAKHLKFELTFNDSISEFKLLNNMSLDGQDLEMAIINSRTKKEIYIFKNKIYHNNSNGLFKENEFLIIEPLNQKWKLTNESKTIDGYTCYKATNEYIVVNSKGTFKHPVIAWFCPQIPIPIGPRGYGGLPGLILELQEWNSVFGVEKIAFSNDIKEIVLPKEGKIISNQEYQNKVGAAAKGEFNNN